In Halobacteria archaeon AArc-dxtr1, the sequence GTAGGTTCCCCTATCGGGCGTGTGAGATCGTGGCTCGATACCGAACTGGTACGCCATCACAGTCATCAGTCACTTCCGTCGGCAGCTGGCTGTACGCTCGAGTCCGGCTCCCTGGCCGACTTGAGGACCTGGTAGAGGATCATCGACGCGACGAAAAACGACGAGCCGACGAGCAGGAGGACGCTCACCAGATCGAGTGCGCCCGTTCCCAGCCAGTTTGCGAGTTCCGAAAGCGCGATCCCGGCGCTGGCGAGCACCATCATGATCCCGAAGTAGACGATGACGTCGTCTTCGTCGACTCTCGTCGTCGCGGCCGAACCGATCCGGGCGCCGAGAGCGCTGCCAACCAGCAGCAAGGAGACGACCGTGAGGTCGACGCTGCCAGACATTCCGTAGGTGAACGTGCCGAACGCACCCGAGAACAGCCCAGCGAACAGGCTAGTTCCAACAGCGGCAGTTAGCGGTGTGCCGATCAGGTAGTAGATCGCAGGCATGCGAATGAAGCCCCCACCGACACCGATGAGACCGGAGACGAGACCAACGCTCCCGCCGGCACCGCTGATCGTCCACAGCGACGCTCGGCCGCCGGAGGTCAGAGAGATCATCGGTGGGACGGTGTACGACTGGATTTTCTGGCCAACCGCCGGAATCTCGTCGTCGTCGACGTCCTCTTCGTCGCCCTCGGTGTCGGCGTCCAGATTTGCGGCTCGGCGCAGGAACAGCGCCCCGATCCCCCCCAGCAGGACGACGTACGCGACGCCCGTGACGAGGTTCGCAACGCCGAGCGCCTCGAGGCCGAAGACGAGTCGACTCCCGAGTTCGATCCCGATCGAGAGGACGACGAACAGGATCGCACCGAGTTTGTAGTCGACCTGGCCGACGTCGTAGTGTTTGAGGACGGCAATCACTGAGGTGCCAAAGTAAAACGCCAGCCCGCTGCCGATCGCGACGGAGGCGGGGTAGTCGAGGAGCAACAGCGTCGGCGTGATCAGGAACGAACCGCCCATTCCGAAGAAGCCGAACAGTACTCCGACCATAAAGCCGAAGCTCACGAACAGCATCAGCAGGGCCAGACTGAGTCCGAATAGCTCCATCTATCGTGCGTCGGTGATCGTTTCGATCAGTGGTGTTGCGACTCGTTCGAGAACGCCGTAGCCGGCGTAGAGGGCGACCGCTTGAACGAGGATGACGGCTACGAGCAGCGTCGCCTGTATCGGTGCGGGGAGCGCCACGGATTCGATCATCCCGTCCACCCCTCGTCGACGTCCAGTTTTGTGCAGACCATGGGTTTCTACTCACTCTCATCTACCCGGAGGAGGTGTATAACGCTTTTGGGCCTCGTGTACAATATTACTGCAAGATATGGCACGGATATCCAACGAGAATATCTGTATACGTTATGCAGATATCAGCAGCCACGCGACGGTCCGATTTTCGCCCCATATCCCATCATCCGCGTGATACGTGTCATTCGCGGCACTTTGGAGGTTCTAGTGGCGTATGATGGTAGCGAACGAACCATTGTGATAGATTCAAGCAGCAGTCCCTGAACGGCGGGTGACTAATTATGGAGAACAATCTGGACACTCACCCGACTGAAACTTCGGCTCTCGAGGAGACAGTATATTGGGGAACCCAAACAATATTATATCGGCAGACCCTACGACCGGTATGAAAGCGGTACTCGCAACCGACCTCTCGGCCGCCAGCGAGGCGACCATCGAGAACGAAACCTGTCTCGGGTGCCTCGGCCGAATCGGGATCGACGAGATGCACCTCGTGACGGT encodes:
- a CDS encoding sulfite exporter TauE/SafE family protein; translated protein: MELFGLSLALLMLFVSFGFMVGVLFGFFGMGGSFLITPTLLLLDYPASVAIGSGLAFYFGTSVIAVLKHYDVGQVDYKLGAILFVVLSIGIELGSRLVFGLEALGVANLVTGVAYVVLLGGIGALFLRRAANLDADTEGDEEDVDDDEIPAVGQKIQSYTVPPMISLTSGGRASLWTISGAGGSVGLVSGLIGVGGGFIRMPAIYYLIGTPLTAAVGTSLFAGLFSGAFGTFTYGMSGSVDLTVVSLLLVGSALGARIGSAATTRVDEDDVIVYFGIMMVLASAGIALSELANWLGTGALDLVSVLLLVGSSFFVASMILYQVLKSAREPDSSVQPAADGSD